The genomic segment ACCAAAATCCGACTCACAGAAGCATCAAGACTCTCAATTTTGTCAGCTTCCGTAACGTTTCTAGCTCCATTACCCATAGACAGCTTCCTAATCACAGCACTAGGCTTAACAGGAACCGAGTTAACCCCAAAAATCCGATCTGCTTCGGCTACATTGTTCTCTTTGGTATCTTCTTCAACAAAATTAGAATCTTTACCGTCTTGGCGATGAAAGTCGTCTCCTTTCTTGCAAGAATCAAGCAGCTGAGCCTTGAATCTGAGATCTTCAGGTTTGGGAGAATGGTTATGATTAGGGTTCCGGAGAGAAAAAGAC from the Camelina sativa cultivar DH55 unplaced genomic scaffold, Cs unpScaffold12187, whole genome shotgun sequence genome contains:
- the LOC109132006 gene encoding kinesin-like protein KIN-8A, which codes for KMRALTLLYEQQKRASFSLRNPNHNHSPKPEDLRFKAQLLDSCKKGDDFHRQDGKDSNFVEEDTKENNVAEADRIFGVNSVPVKPSAVIRKLSMGNGARNVTEADKIESLDASVSR